In one Henriciella litoralis genomic region, the following are encoded:
- a CDS encoding AtpZ/AtpI family protein — translation MSGQDQNDLSDRIAKAQAKRAEKEAKQAAREAKTDGSVSAGAQALRYGAEFGASVFVGIMFGLLIDHFFGTKPWGLLVMMGFGLAAGILNVIRAYRQMTASIQLQGTDQSDGPENGNQG, via the coding sequence ATGTCAGGCCAGGACCAGAATGATCTGAGTGACCGGATCGCAAAGGCCCAGGCCAAGCGCGCCGAGAAGGAGGCCAAACAGGCCGCCCGCGAAGCAAAGACTGACGGCTCTGTCTCGGCAGGTGCGCAAGCGCTTCGCTATGGGGCGGAATTTGGCGCTTCGGTGTTTGTCGGGATCATGTTCGGTCTTCTGATCGATCATTTTTTCGGAACGAAGCCGTGGGGATTGCTTGTCATGATGGGATTCGGCCTTGCGGCTGGCATCCTCAATGTTATACGCGCCTATCGCCAGATGACGGCGAGCATACAGTTACAGGGAACGGACCAGTCTGATGGTCCGGAAAACGGGAACCAGGGCTGA
- a CDS encoding F0F1 ATP synthase subunit A has protein sequence MNLSFHQMADPMHQFQVQKLFDFSIAGIDLSFTNASFYMLLGVALIIIFFGMAATNGKLVPTRAQSIAEIGYGFVADMVRGAAGEEGLKFFPFVFTLFFFVFFANMIGMVPYAFTTTSHLIVTAALSLLVISIVIVYGFYKNGFKFLKLFAPAGAPWPIYILLVPIEIISFFARPVTLALRLFANMLAGHIMLKLFAGFAVQLFAAAFAGAVALSVVGALAFTMGVALNALELLVAGLQAYVFAILTCVYLNDALHPAH, from the coding sequence ATGAACCTATCCTTCCACCAGATGGCCGACCCAATGCACCAATTCCAGGTGCAGAAGCTTTTCGATTTCTCGATTGCGGGTATCGATCTGTCTTTCACCAATGCATCATTCTACATGCTGCTTGGCGTTGCGCTGATCATTATCTTCTTCGGCATGGCCGCAACGAACGGCAAACTGGTGCCAACGCGCGCCCAGTCGATCGCTGAGATCGGTTACGGCTTTGTTGCCGACATGGTGCGCGGCGCCGCCGGTGAGGAAGGCCTGAAATTCTTCCCCTTCGTCTTCACCCTCTTCTTCTTTGTGTTCTTCGCGAACATGATCGGCATGGTCCCCTATGCCTTCACCACGACCAGCCACTTGATCGTCACCGCAGCGCTGTCGCTGCTCGTGATAAGCATCGTGATTGTCTATGGTTTCTACAAGAACGGCTTCAAATTCCTGAAACTGTTCGCGCCAGCCGGTGCGCCATGGCCGATCTACATTTTGCTCGTTCCAATTGAGATCATCTCTTTCTTCGCACGTCCGGTTACGCTTGCGCTGCGTCTGTTTGCCAACATGCTGGCCGGACACATCATGCTGAAGCTATTTGCTGGTTTTGCCGTTCAGCTTTTCGCTGCCGCCTTTGCTGGTGCTGTCGCGCTCAGTGTTGTTGGCGCGCTGGCTTTCACCATGGGTGTTGCGCTCAACGCTCTTGAGCTTCTCGTCGCTGGTCTGCAGGCTTATGTCTTCGCAATTCTGACCTGCGTTTACCTCAATGACGCACTTCACCCTGCTCACTAG
- a CDS encoding F0F1 ATP synthase subunit C — MEGDITLGLKYVGAGLATLGMIGAAIGVGNIFGSFLDAAMRNPSAAPQQTGNLFIGMALSEALGILAFLVSILILFVV, encoded by the coding sequence ATGGAAGGCGATATCACCCTCGGCCTCAAATATGTAGGCGCTGGCCTCGCAACCCTCGGCATGATCGGTGCTGCTATCGGTGTGGGTAACATCTTCGGATCGTTCCTCGACGCTGCCATGCGCAACCCATCGGCCGCACCACAGCAAACCGGTAACCTCTTCATCGGTATGGCCCTTTCGGAAGCCCTCGGCATCCTGGCCTTCCTGGTGTCGATCCTGATCCTGTTCGTCGTTTAA